One window from the genome of Alosa alosa isolate M-15738 ecotype Scorff River chromosome 15, AALO_Geno_1.1, whole genome shotgun sequence encodes:
- the clns1a gene encoding methylosome subunit pICln isoform X2 yields the protein MVVLKSVPPPSEGVRHEQAETTAVLDGKGLGSGTLYVAEARLFWFDGSGMGFSLEYPSISLHAISRDPSAYPQEHLYVMVNGKLSDDNEAEMPEPAQEENEDSESDSDSTTAITEIRFVPSDTAALEPMFSAMCECQALHPDPEDDDSDDDFEGQEYDVEEAESEVRRNLEQGQGDVPTFYTYEEGLSNLTAEGQATLERLEGMLANSVAQQFHMAGVRTDEPSAEFEDGMEVDSSSAVAGQFDDADVDH from the exons ATGGTGGTGTTGAAAAGCGTTCCTCCTCCAAGTGAAGGAGTCCGGCACGAACAAGCCGAAACCACAGCAGTTTTGGACGGAAAAGGACTTGGATCAGGAACTCTTTACGTCGCTGAGGC GCGTCTTTTTTGGTTTGATGGATCTGGAATGGGGTTTTCATTGGAATACCCGTCGATCAGCCTCCATGCTATCTCCCGCGACCCGAGCGCCTATCCACAAGAGCACCTGTATGTTATGGTCAACGGCAAATTGAGTG ATGATAACGAAGCCGAGATGCCAGAGCCTGCTCAGGAGGAGAATGAAGATAGCGAGAGCGATAGCGACAGTACCACAGCTATCACAGAGATCCGCTTTGTTCCCAGCGATACGGCCGCAT TGGAGCCCATGTTCTCTGCCATGTGTGAGTGTCAGGCCCTACACCCAGACCCAGAGGATGATGACTCTGATGATGACTTTGAGGGCCAGGAGTATGATGTGGAGGAGGCAG AATCTGAAGTCAGAAGAAATTTAG AGCAAGGCCAGGGGGATGTGCCCACATTCTACACCTATGAGGAGGGTCTGTCCAACCTGACGGCCGAGGGCCAGGCCACTCTGGAGCGGCTGGAGGGGATGCTGGCTAACTCTGTGGCCCAGCAGTTCCACATGGCCGGCGTTAGGACCGACGAACCTTCAGCCGAGTTTGAGG ATGGTATGGAGGTGGACTCCAGTTCAGCCGTGGCTGGACAGTTTGATGATGCTGACGTAGATCACTG A
- the clns1a gene encoding methylosome subunit pICln isoform X1 has product MVVLKSVPPPSEGVRHEQAETTAVLDGKGLGSGTLYVAEARLFWFDGSGMGFSLEYPSISLHAISRDPSAYPQEHLYVMVNGKLSDDNEAEMPEPAQEENEDSESDSDSTTAITEIRFVPSDTAALEPMFSAMCECQALHPDPEDDDSDDDFEGQEYDVEEAESEVRRNLEQGQGDVPTFYTYEEGLSNLTAEGQATLERLEGMLANSVAQQFHMAGVRTDEPSAEFEDGMEVDSSSAVAGQFDDADVDHW; this is encoded by the exons ATGGTGGTGTTGAAAAGCGTTCCTCCTCCAAGTGAAGGAGTCCGGCACGAACAAGCCGAAACCACAGCAGTTTTGGACGGAAAAGGACTTGGATCAGGAACTCTTTACGTCGCTGAGGC GCGTCTTTTTTGGTTTGATGGATCTGGAATGGGGTTTTCATTGGAATACCCGTCGATCAGCCTCCATGCTATCTCCCGCGACCCGAGCGCCTATCCACAAGAGCACCTGTATGTTATGGTCAACGGCAAATTGAGTG ATGATAACGAAGCCGAGATGCCAGAGCCTGCTCAGGAGGAGAATGAAGATAGCGAGAGCGATAGCGACAGTACCACAGCTATCACAGAGATCCGCTTTGTTCCCAGCGATACGGCCGCAT TGGAGCCCATGTTCTCTGCCATGTGTGAGTGTCAGGCCCTACACCCAGACCCAGAGGATGATGACTCTGATGATGACTTTGAGGGCCAGGAGTATGATGTGGAGGAGGCAG AATCTGAAGTCAGAAGAAATTTAG AGCAAGGCCAGGGGGATGTGCCCACATTCTACACCTATGAGGAGGGTCTGTCCAACCTGACGGCCGAGGGCCAGGCCACTCTGGAGCGGCTGGAGGGGATGCTGGCTAACTCTGTGGCCCAGCAGTTCCACATGGCCGGCGTTAGGACCGACGAACCTTCAGCCGAGTTTGAGG ATGGTATGGAGGTGGACTCCAGTTCAGCCGTGGCTGGACAGTTTGATGATGCTGACGTAGATCACTGGTAA
- the aqp11 gene encoding aquaporin-11, which translates to MADLGVSLFLMAGTVFLSEVTRRTAVKLFAKSDYCPYVLEIISTFQLCACTHELKLLAEVGRVDLQVGLTLTYLITVVHGLTFHGAICNPSGTLESVYRRRLTGRCAVVLIVCQFLAAMVARCVVPYVWALGLSDMHARHKLFGFKCISPINAPLLKATAVELGCAFAVHSAAKRMQKVDDKYKIHLIAAVITIVVYAGGSITGAVFNPALAFSTQFPCSGNTFTEYSLVYWLGPVLGMAGSVLLFDKIIPVVSGKSTYRDDLHPNGFQEKKKN; encoded by the exons ATGGCAGACCTCGGTGTTTCTCTGTTCCTGATGGCAGGGACCGTGTTTCTGAGCGAAGTGACGAGGAGGACTGCAGTTAAACTGTTTGCCAAGTCGGATTATTGTCCATACGTGTTGGAAATCATTTCGACCTTCCAGCTATGCGCTTGTACACACGAGTTGAAACTACTAGCTGAAGTGGGCCGAGTAGATCTGCAGGTCGGGCTGACCCTCACGTATCTCATCACTGTGGTCCATGGGCTGACGTTCCACGGAGCCATCTGCAACCCCTCTGGCACCCTTGAAAGTGTCTACCGTAGGAGACTCACCGGTAGATGCGCAGTAGTGCTGATTGTGTGCCAGTTTCTTGCTGCCATGGTGGCACGCTGTGTAGTGCCATATGTATGGGCACTGGGGTTGTCAGATATGCACGCTAGGCACAAACTGTTCGGATTTAAATGCATCAGTCCGATTAATGCTCCGCTTTTGAAGGCTACTGCAGTTGAGCTGGGATGCGCTTTCGCCGTGCACTCTGCTGCTAAAAGAATGCAAAAAGTCGACGACAAATACAAAATTCATCTAATAGCAGCTGTAATCACAATCGTGGTCTATGCAG GAGGGAGTATCACAGGAGCAGTGTTCAACCCAGCACTGGCGTTTTCAACACAGTTTCCATGCAGCGGGAACACCTTTACTGAGTACTCATTGGTGTACTGGTTGGGGCCAGTGTTAG GCATGGCCGGCTCAGTCCTGCTATTCGACAAAATTATCCCGGTGGTATCTGGGAAGAGCACATACCGCGATGACCTGCACCCCAATGGCTTccaggagaagaagaagaactga